AATCCAGAAGAAGGCCAGGTGGTGGGCCTTCTCCGGGTCCATCTTCTTGAACAGCAGGTGGAACAGGAGCTTGTACATCGCGGGGTGACCTCCGTCAGCCGAGCCGGACCGGGACATGGACGTGGGGGGCACCCGGCGACCGGACCGGCGTGCCCCCCACGGGTTCGGCCTTAGCTGCGGCCGGAGTTGATCAGGGCGGCGTGCTCCTGGAGCGACATCACGCCGATCTCGCCGCGCCGCAGCTCGGCGATGCCCTGGACGGCCGCGCCCATCGCCTGCACGGTGGTCAGGCAGGGCACGCCCCGGGAGACCGCGGCGGTGCGGATCTCGTAGCCGTCGAGGCGGCCGCCGGTGCCGTACGGGGTGTTGATGATCAGGTCGACCTCGCCCTCGTGGATCAGCTGGACGATGGTCTTCTCGCCGTCCGGGCCCACGCCGTCGGAGTGCTTGCGCACCACGGTGGCGGGGATGCCGCCGCGCTGGAGCACCTCGGCGGTGCCGGTGGTGGCGAGCAGTTCGAAGCCGAGCTCGACCAGCGCGCGGGCCGGGAAGACCAGGTTGCGCTTGTCGCGGTTGGCGACCGAGACGAACACCTTGCCCCGGGTGGGCAGGGCGCCGTACGCGCCGGCCTGGGACTTGGCGTACGCGGTGCCGAAGACCCGGTCGATGCCCATGACCTCGCCGGTGGAGCGCATCTCGGGGCCGAGCACGGTGTCCACGCCGCGGCCGTGCACGTCGCGGAAGCGCGACCACGGCATCACGGCCTCCTTGACCGAGATCGGCGCGTCGGCGGGCAGCGTGCCGCCGTCGCCCTCCCGGGGCAGCAGGCCCTCGGCGCGCAGTTCGGCGACGGTCGCGCCGAGCGAGATCCGGGCGGCGGCCTTGGCCAGCGGCACCGCGGTGGCCTTGGAGGTGAACGGCACGGTGCGGGAGGCGCGCGGGTTGGCCTCCAGCACGTACAGGATGTCGCCGGAGAGCGCGAACTGGATGTTGATCAGGCCGCGCACGCCGACGCCCTTGGCGATGCCCTCGGTGGCCGAGCGCAGCCGCTTGATGTCGTACCCGCCGAGGGTGATCGGGGGCAGCGCGCAGGCGGAGTCGCCGGAGTGGATGCCGGCCTCCTCGATGTGCTCCATGACGCCGCCGAGGTACAGCTCCTCGCCGTCGTAGAGGGCGTCGACGTCGATCTCGACCGCGTCGTCGAGGAAGCGGTCGATCAGCACGGGGTGCTCGGAGATCAGGCCGGCGTGCCGCTCCAGGTAGGAGGCGAGCGAGGGCTCGTCGTAGACGATCTCCATGCCGCGGCCGCCGAGCACGTAGGACGGGCGGGCCAGCACGGGGTAGCCGATCTCGTCGGCGATCGCCTTGGCCTCCTCGAAGGAGAACGCGGTGCCGTGCTTGGGCGCGGGCAGGCCGGCGTCGCGCAGCACCCGGCCGAACGCGCCGCGCTCCTCGGCGAGGTGGATCGCCTCCGGCGGGGTGCCGACGATCGGCACGCCGTTGTCCTTGAGCGCCTGCGCCAGGCCCAGCGGGGTCTGGCCGCCGAGCTGCACGATCACGCCGGCCAGCGGGCCGGCCTGCTGCTCGGCGTGCACGATCTCCAGCACGTCCTCCAGGGTGAGCGGCTCGAAGTAGAGCCGGTCGGAGGTGTCGTAGTCGGTGGAGACGGTCTCCGGGTTGCAGTTGACCATCACGGTCTCGTACCCGGCGTCGGCGAGCGCGAAGGAGGCGTGCACGCAGGAGTAGTCGAACTCGATGCCCTGGCCGATCCGGTTCGGGCCGGAGCCCAGGATGATCACGGCGGGCTTGGTGCGCGGGGCGACCTCGCTCTCCTCGTCGTAGGACGAGTAGAAGTACGGGGTCTTCGCGGCGAACTCGGCGGCGCAGGTGTCGACGGTCTTGAACACCGGGCGGATGCCGAGCGCGTGCCGCACCTCGCGGACCACGTCGGCCCGCAGGCCGCGGATCTCGCCGATCTGCTGGTCGGAGAAGCCGTGCCGCTTGGCGTGCCGCAGCAGCTCCGGGTCGAGCTTGTCGCCCTCGGCGAGCTCGGCGGCGATCTCGTTGACCAGGAAGAGCTGGTCGACGAACCACGGGTCGATCTTCGTGGACTCGAAGACCTCCTCGGGGGTGGCGCCGGCCCGGATCGCCTGCATGACGGTGTTGATCCGGCCGTCGGTCGGGACCTGGGCCTTGACCAGCAGCTCGGCCTTGTCGCCGACCTCGCCGACCCAGCTGAACTGGGAGTCCTTCTTCTCCAGCGAGCGCAGCGCCTTGTTCAGCGCCTCGGGGAAGTTGCGGCCCATCGCCATGGCCTCGCCGACCGACTTCATGGTGGTGGTCAGCGTGGCGTCGGCGGACGGGAACTTCTCGAACGCGAAGCGCGGCACCTTGACGACGACGTAGTCGAGGGACGGCTCGAAGGAGGCCGGGGTCTGCTCGGTGATGTCGTTGGGGATCTCGTCCAGCGTGTAGCCGACGGCGAGCTTCGCGGCGATCTTGGCGATCGGGAAGCCGGTCGCCTTGGAGGCCAGCGCGGAGGAGCGCGAGACGCGCGGGTTCATCTCGATGACGATGACCCGGCCGTCGGCGGGGTTGACCGCGAACTGGATGTTGCAGCCGCCGGTGTCGACGCCAACCTCGCGGATCACCGCGATGCCGATGTCGCGCAGGATCTGGTACTCGCGGTCGGTGAGCGTCATCGCCGGGGCGACGGTGATCGAGTCGCCGGTGTGCACGCCCATCGGGTCGAAGTTCTCGATGGAGCAGACGACGACCACGTTGTCGTGCTTGTCGCGCATCAGCTCCAGCTCGTACTCCTTCCAGCCGAGGATGGACTCCTCCAGGAGCACCTCGGTGGTCGGCGAGAGGGTCAGGCCCTGGCCGGCGATCCGGCGCAGGTCCTCCTCGTCGTGCGCGAAGCCGGAGCCGGCGCCGCCCATGGTGAAGGAGGGGCGGACCACGACCGGGTAGCCGCCGAGGGTGTCGACGCCGGCGAGGACGTCCTCCATCGAGTGGCAGATCACCGAGCGGGCGGACTCGCCGTGGCCGATCTTGGCGCGGACGGCCTCGACCACGCCCTTGAACAGCTCGCGGTCCTCGCCCTTGTTGATCGCCTCGACGTCGGCGCCGATCAGCTCGACGTCGTACTTCTCCAGCGTGCCGGCCTTGTGCAGCGAGATCGCGGTGTTCAGCGCGGTCTGGCCGCCCAGGGTCGGCAGCAGCGCGTCGGGGCGCTCCTTGGCGATGATCTTCTCGACGAAGTCGGGGGTGATCGGCTCGACGTAGGTGGCGTCGGCGATCTCCGGGTCGGTCATGATGGTCGCCGGGTTGGAGTTGACCAGGATGACCCGCAGCCCCTCCGCCTTGAGCACCCGGCAGGCCTGCGTACCCGAGTAGTCGAACTCCGCCGCCTGGCCGATGACGATCGGACCGGAGCCGATCACCAGGACGGACTTGATGTCGGTGCGCTTAGGCACGCTGGCCCTCCATAAGGCTCACGAAGCGGTCGAAGAGGTAGGCGGCGTCGTGCGGGCCGGCTGCCGCTTCGGGGTGGTACTGCACGCTGAAGGCGGGGGTGTCGAGCGCCTGGAGGCCCTCGACCACGTCGTCGTTGAGGCAGACGTGGGAGACCTCGACCCGCCCGAAGGGGGTGTCGCTCACCCGGTCCAGCGGCGCGTCCACGGCGAAGCCGTGGTTGTGGGCGGTCACCTCGACCTTGCCGGTGGCGCGGTCCTGCACCGGCTGGTTGATGCCGCGGTGGCCGTACTTGAGCTTGTAGGTGCCGAACCCGAGGGCCCGGCCCAGGAGCTGGTTGCCGAAGCAGATGCCGAAGAACGGGGTCTTCTTCGCCAGCACGCCGCGCAGCACCTCGACCTGCCGGTCGGCGGTGGCCGGGTCGCCGGGGCCGTTGGAGAAGAACACGCCGTCGGGCCGCACGGCGTAGATGTCCTCCACCGAGCTGTTCGCGGGCAGCACGTGCACCTCGATGCCGCGCTCGGCCATCCGCTGCGGGGTCATGCCCTTGATCCCGAGGTCGAGGGCGGCGACGGTGAACTTCTTCTCGCCGATCGCCGGGACGACGTAGGTCTCCTTGGTGGCGACCTCGGCGCACAGGTCGGCGCCCTTCATCTCCGGCGCGGACCGCACCTTGGCCAGCAGCTCGGCCTGGTCGGCGAGGGCCGGGCCGGAGAAGATGCCGACCCGCATCGCGCCGCGCTCGCGCAGGTGGCGGGTGAGCGCACGGGTGTCGATCCCGCTGATGCCGACGACGCCCTGGCGCTCCAGCTCCTCGTCCAGCGAGCGCTTCGAGCGCCAGTTGGAGGCGACCCGGGCGGGGTCGCGGACCACGTAGCCGGAGACCCAGATCCGCTGCGACTCGTCGTCCTCGTCGTTCCAGCCGGTGTTGCCGATCTGCGGGGCGGTCATCACGACCACCTGGCGGTGGTAGGACGGGTCGGTCAGGGTCTCCTGGTAGCCGGACATGCCGGTGTTGAAGACCGCCTCGCCGAAGGTCTCGCCGACCGCGCCGTACGCCTGGCCGCGGAAGGTCCGGCCGTCCTCCAGGACGAGCACGGCAGGCACGCGCTCCCGCCTGGTGCGCTGCGTGGTGGGGGCAGGTGCGGTCATGTGGCGGCCTCTTCCGTCTTCATCGTCTTCGTACGTGTCACTAGTGCCTGCACGGCCTCGACCCAGTCGTCGTGCGCGGCGGCGGCGTCCAGGCGGAAGCCGCTCTCCAGCTCGCTCCCGCCGAGCCGCCAGCCGACCACCAGCAGTCCGCTCGGCACGACCTTCCCGGCGAGGCCGGAGTCGGTGCGGGCGCCGGTGAGCGCGGCGGCCGGAATCCACAGGTCGTCCTCGCCGGGGCGGCGGGCCAGCAGGCCCCGCTCGGTGAGCGTGAGTTCGGCCAGGCTGCGCTTGCCCAGGCCGTGCGCGACGACCCGGTCCAGCCAGTTCCCGGCGGTGGTGGAGCCGTGGTAGCGGCCGGGCGCCGCCAGCAGCGCCGGGCCGGGGTCCTGCGGTGCGGGCTCCGGCGCGGGCAGGTCGGACTGGAGCGTGCGCCGCCAGTTCCAGCCCTGCCGCATCAGCCAGTAGACCAGCGCGATCAGGATCAGCAGGCCGACCGTGGCGCCGATGTACCCGGGCCAGTCGGTGACGCGGCCCTTCTCGGTGGCGAGCAGCATCAGCGCTCGACCAGCTCTCCGGCCAGCACGGTCGCCTCACCGCGGAGGAAGGTGGCGTGCACCCGGCCGGGCAGGTCCATCCCCCGGTACGGGCTGTTGCGGGAGCGGGTGGCGAAGGTGTCGGGGTTCACCACTCCACGGTACGCGGGATCGAACAGCACCAGGTTGGCGGGCTCGCCCACCGAGACCGACCGTCCGTGGCCGCTCAGCCGCCCGATCCGGGCCGGGCGGTGCGACATCCGGTCCGCGACGCCCTCCCAGTTCAGCAGGCCGGTGTCGACCATGGTCTGCTGCACGACCGACAGCGCGGTCTCCAGCCCGACCATGCCCATCGCGGCGACCGTCCAGGCGCAGTCCTTGTCCGCGGCGGGGTGCGGGGCGTGGTCGGTGGCGACGGCGTCGATGGTGCCGTCGGCCAGCGCCTCGCGCAGCGCCTCGACGTCGGCGGCGGTGCGCAGCGGCGGGTTGACCTTGTACACCGGGTCGTTGCTGCGCACCGTCTCGTCGGTGAGCAGCAGGTGGTGCGGGGTGACCTCGGCGGTGACGTCCCAGCCGCGGCCCTTGGCCCAGCGGACGATCTCGACCGATCCGGCGGTGGACAGGTGGCAGATGTGCACCCGGGCGCCGAGGTGCGCGGCGAGCAGCACGTCCCGGGCGATGATCGACTCCTCGGCGACGGCGGGCCAGCCGGGCAGGCCCAGCTCGCCGGAGACGGCGCCCTCGTTCATCTGGGCGCCGGCGGTCAGCCGGGGCTCCTGGGCGTGCTGGGCGATCACGCCGTCGACGGTCCTCACGTACTCCAGGGCGCGGCGCATGAGCACCGGGTCGTCCACGCACTTGCCGTCGTCGGAGAACACCCGGACCGCGGCGGCGGAGTCGTGCATCGCGCCGAGTCCGGCGAGCTCCTTGCCCTCCAGGCCGACGGTGACGGCGCCGACCGGCTGCACGTCGCAGTAGCCGGAGGCCCGGCCGAGCCGCCAGACCTGCTCGACCACCTCGGCGCTGTCGGCGACCGGGAAGGTGTTGGCCATCGCGTGCACCGCGGTGTAGCCGCCCATGGCGGCGGCCCGGGTGCCGGTGAGCACGGTCTCGGCGTCCTCCCGGCCGGGCTCGCGCAGGTGGGTGTGCAGGTCGACCAGGCCGGGCAGGGCGACCAGGCCGTGCGCGTCGAGGTCGATGTCGGCCGTGACGTCCAGGTCCTCGCCGATCGCGGCGAAGACGCCGTCGGCGATGTGGATGTCCCGGGGGGCGCCGCCGAGGATCTGGGCGTTGCGGATCAGGTAGGTGGTCACTGGGCGGCCTCCTGGGGGTCGGGGGTGCGGGGAGCGTCGGTGTCGGTCGCCGGGCCGGGGGCGCGGCGCGGGGCGGCCGCGGCGCCGTCGGGGCCGGGGTCGGGGTGGCGCTTCACGCGGCGCTACTGCGCGGGGTCGGGGTCGGCGGCGAGGGCCTGGGAGGAGCGGGCCGCGTAGTCGCGGTCGCCCAGCAGGACGGCGTCCAGCCCGTCGGACTCGGCCAGCCGGACCTGCACGGCCTCGCGCAGCGAGGTGGGCAGGTTCTTGCCCACGTAGTCGGCGCGGATGGGCAGTTCGCGGTGACCGCGGTCGACCAGGACGGCCAGCCGGACGGCGCGCGGGCGGCCGATGTCGTTGAGCGCGTCGAGCGCGGCGCGGATCGTCCGGCCGGAGAACAGCACGTCGTCGACCATGACCACCAGCTTGCCGTCGATGCCGCCGGGCGGGATCTCGGTGTGCTCCTGGGCCCGGGCGGGCTTCAGCCGCAGGTCGTCCCGGTACATGGTGATGTCCAGCGTCCCGAGCGGGATCTCCCGGCCGGTGATCTGGGCCAGCTTGCCCTGGAGCCGGCGGGCCAGGTGGACGCCGCGGGTGTGGATGCCGAGCAGCACGACGTCCTCGGCGCCCTTGGCGCGTTCGACGATCTCGTGCGCGATCCGGGTGACGACCCGGGCGATGTCGGTGGCGTCCAGCACCTGGTGCGGGGCGCGGGGGGTGGAACTGGGTGTGGTCATGCCGGAGCGGACCTCCTTCCCCGCCTCACGGGACGGGTCTTAAAGGATGTCTGGAATGGTTTCCGACCGCAGCCGGAGCCTCGCCCATGGTAGCAGCGTGCTGATCGCGGCCCGTTCGCCGCCCGTTCGCACGAGTGCCCCATTCGGCTTGACGCGCCACCCTCACTCTACGTAACCTCACAGTGAGTTACGAAGGTGCGCCGCAGTGGCCCTCGTCGCTCACATTTCAGCGCACGCGAAGCAATCTCGTCCGGGGAGATCCATTGTCCAGCGAC
This is a stretch of genomic DNA from Kitasatospora fiedleri. It encodes these proteins:
- the carB gene encoding carbamoyl-phosphate synthase large subunit; the encoded protein is MPKRTDIKSVLVIGSGPIVIGQAAEFDYSGTQACRVLKAEGLRVILVNSNPATIMTDPEIADATYVEPITPDFVEKIIAKERPDALLPTLGGQTALNTAISLHKAGTLEKYDVELIGADVEAINKGEDRELFKGVVEAVRAKIGHGESARSVICHSMEDVLAGVDTLGGYPVVVRPSFTMGGAGSGFAHDEEDLRRIAGQGLTLSPTTEVLLEESILGWKEYELELMRDKHDNVVVVCSIENFDPMGVHTGDSITVAPAMTLTDREYQILRDIGIAVIREVGVDTGGCNIQFAVNPADGRVIVIEMNPRVSRSSALASKATGFPIAKIAAKLAVGYTLDEIPNDITEQTPASFEPSLDYVVVKVPRFAFEKFPSADATLTTTMKSVGEAMAMGRNFPEALNKALRSLEKKDSQFSWVGEVGDKAELLVKAQVPTDGRINTVMQAIRAGATPEEVFESTKIDPWFVDQLFLVNEIAAELAEGDKLDPELLRHAKRHGFSDQQIGEIRGLRADVVREVRHALGIRPVFKTVDTCAAEFAAKTPYFYSSYDEESEVAPRTKPAVIILGSGPNRIGQGIEFDYSCVHASFALADAGYETVMVNCNPETVSTDYDTSDRLYFEPLTLEDVLEIVHAEQQAGPLAGVIVQLGGQTPLGLAQALKDNGVPIVGTPPEAIHLAEERGAFGRVLRDAGLPAPKHGTAFSFEEAKAIADEIGYPVLARPSYVLGGRGMEIVYDEPSLASYLERHAGLISEHPVLIDRFLDDAVEIDVDALYDGEELYLGGVMEHIEEAGIHSGDSACALPPITLGGYDIKRLRSATEGIAKGVGVRGLINIQFALSGDILYVLEANPRASRTVPFTSKATAVPLAKAAARISLGATVAELRAEGLLPREGDGGTLPADAPISVKEAVMPWSRFRDVHGRGVDTVLGPEMRSTGEVMGIDRVFGTAYAKSQAGAYGALPTRGKVFVSVANRDKRNLVFPARALVELGFELLATTGTAEVLQRGGIPATVVRKHSDGVGPDGEKTIVQLIHEGEVDLIINTPYGTGGRLDGYEIRTAAVSRGVPCLTTVQAMGAAVQGIAELRRGEIGVMSLQEHAALINSGRS
- the carA gene encoding glutamine-hydrolyzing carbamoyl-phosphate synthase small subunit, encoding MTAPAPTTQRTRRERVPAVLVLEDGRTFRGQAYGAVGETFGEAVFNTGMSGYQETLTDPSYHRQVVVMTAPQIGNTGWNDEDDESQRIWVSGYVVRDPARVASNWRSKRSLDEELERQGVVGISGIDTRALTRHLRERGAMRVGIFSGPALADQAELLAKVRSAPEMKGADLCAEVATKETYVVPAIGEKKFTVAALDLGIKGMTPQRMAERGIEVHVLPANSSVEDIYAVRPDGVFFSNGPGDPATADRQVEVLRGVLAKKTPFFGICFGNQLLGRALGFGTYKLKYGHRGINQPVQDRATGKVEVTAHNHGFAVDAPLDRVSDTPFGRVEVSHVCLNDDVVEGLQALDTPAFSVQYHPEAAAGPHDAAYLFDRFVSLMEGQRA
- a CDS encoding PH-like domain-containing protein, with the translated sequence MLLATEKGRVTDWPGYIGATVGLLILIALVYWLMRQGWNWRRTLQSDLPAPEPAPQDPGPALLAAPGRYHGSTTAGNWLDRVVAHGLGKRSLAELTLTERGLLARRPGEDDLWIPAAALTGARTDSGLAGKVVPSGLLVVGWRLGGSELESGFRLDAAAAHDDWVEAVQALVTRTKTMKTEEAAT
- a CDS encoding dihydroorotase; protein product: MTTYLIRNAQILGGAPRDIHIADGVFAAIGEDLDVTADIDLDAHGLVALPGLVDLHTHLREPGREDAETVLTGTRAAAMGGYTAVHAMANTFPVADSAEVVEQVWRLGRASGYCDVQPVGAVTVGLEGKELAGLGAMHDSAAAVRVFSDDGKCVDDPVLMRRALEYVRTVDGVIAQHAQEPRLTAGAQMNEGAVSGELGLPGWPAVAEESIIARDVLLAAHLGARVHICHLSTAGSVEIVRWAKGRGWDVTAEVTPHHLLLTDETVRSNDPVYKVNPPLRTAADVEALREALADGTIDAVATDHAPHPAADKDCAWTVAAMGMVGLETALSVVQQTMVDTGLLNWEGVADRMSHRPARIGRLSGHGRSVSVGEPANLVLFDPAYRGVVNPDTFATRSRNSPYRGMDLPGRVHATFLRGEATVLAGELVER
- the pyrR gene encoding bifunctional pyr operon transcriptional regulator/uracil phosphoribosyltransferase PyrR; this encodes MTTPSSTPRAPHQVLDATDIARVVTRIAHEIVERAKGAEDVVLLGIHTRGVHLARRLQGKLAQITGREIPLGTLDITMYRDDLRLKPARAQEHTEIPPGGIDGKLVVMVDDVLFSGRTIRAALDALNDIGRPRAVRLAVLVDRGHRELPIRADYVGKNLPTSLREAVQVRLAESDGLDAVLLGDRDYAARSSQALAADPDPAQ